One stretch of Trueperaceae bacterium DNA includes these proteins:
- a CDS encoding ATP-binding protein, producing the protein MHFPCPCGYHGDPIHPCICSSAQLRRYLDRISGPILDRIDIRITVPRISAEDLLRSPVGESSETVRARVEAAREEALRRQGRANSKLAGRELRDFCRLDARSERFMRQLVNSLSISGRGFDRLLRIARTIADLEGNNTICEEHLAEAASYRSEQRGVHRTA; encoded by the coding sequence ATTCACTTTCCCTGCCCATGCGGCTACCACGGCGATCCCATCCACCCGTGCATCTGTTCGTCGGCCCAGCTTCGCCGCTACCTGGATCGCATCTCGGGACCGATCCTCGATCGGATCGACATCCGCATCACCGTTCCGCGGATATCGGCAGAAGACCTGCTCCGCTCGCCCGTCGGGGAGTCGAGCGAAACGGTGAGAGCCAGGGTCGAGGCCGCTCGGGAGGAGGCGTTGCGGCGTCAAGGGCGTGCGAATTCGAAGCTTGCCGGCAGGGAGCTCCGGGATTTCTGCCGGTTGGACGCCCGCAGCGAACGGTTCATGAGGCAACTGGTGAACTCGCTCTCCATCTCGGGACGCGGCTTCGATCGGCTCCTCCGCATCGCCAGGACGATCGCCGACCTGGAGGGCAACAACACGATCTGCGAGGAGCACCTTGCCGAGGCGGCCAGCTACCGCTCCGAGCAGCGGGGCGTACACCGAACCGCGTAA